catacacacacacacacacactacatacatacacacacacacacacggcatacatacatacacacacacacacacacacacacacacacactgcatacatacacacacacacacacacattgcatacatacacacacacacacacgacatacatacatacacacacacacacacacactccatacacactcacacactgcatacacactcacacacatacttacacggacatacacactctcacacacggacatacactcacatacaccctgcatacatacatacatacacacacacacacacacactgcatacatacacacacacacactgcatacatacacacacacacacacacacacacggcatacatacacacacacacactggtcAGATGCACACACTGCactcacacggacatacacactctcacacactgacatacactcacacacaccctgcatacataatCAAATTGTACAACTTAAGTTGGTTCAAACTTacacacaatacacacacacacactacacaaacacacacacacacacacaatacacacacacacacacacacacacggccacaatacacaaacacacacacacacacacacacacacacaatacacacacacactacacaaacacacacacacacacacaatacacacacacactacacaaacacacacacacaatacacacacacacacacacacacacacacggacacaatacacaaacacacacacccacacacacaatacacacacacactacacaaacacacacacacacacacacatattacacttacacacacacatattagatacacacacacacacacacacacacatatattacacttacacacacaaagattacacacacacacagagagattacacagagagagagagagagattacatacatacacacacacacacacaaagattacacacacacacacacacacatattacacttacacacacacatattagatacacacacacacacacatatattacacttacacacacaaagattacacacacacagagagagattacagagagagagagagagattacatacatacacacacacacacacaaagattacacacacacacacacagattacacagagagagagagagattacatacacacagattacacacacacacacacacagagtatacacacacagattacatacacacacatattacacttacacacacacagattacacacacacacacacacacagatgcaCACACACAGATTACACACCCAAATTTTTACTTGGATGCTCTACCAGGCCAAATCAGTCTTTCAATCTCAGCCGTTTAAGAAAATGCATTGGTTCCCAGATTAGACCACATCATCTACCAATCTTCTTccccacaaaaacaaaaataactcaaataaagaaaaaaacccaTTTAACAGAAAACCAGCGGCGGCGCCTGGGGTGCTTACGACGGCCGCCAGCAAAGTAGTGAATGTTGCAGCAAATAAGGTACTAGATGATACGCAGCCTGAACAATCCTGGGTAGATCCTTTGCCTGTAATTAATTGAAATCCAAAATGATACATAAAATTCAATATACTATACTGTatatgtaaataatatttgaacgTAAAATCTTCAAGGtacataaaataataacatGCAAGACTGTCAATTAGAACTTTCGTATAGAAACCTTGAAGGCACATCCTTCTTCGAGATAACAAGGAAGGGAGGGGAACGTGTCAAGATACTTACAACATTAGTCTGGACAATTCCAGGTGAAACGCACACTACACTAATGCCAGATTCAGCAGGCAGCCGCTTATGTAGGACACTACTAAACATAATCTGCAATCCATATACGACTAGGTTAGAGTAGTCTTGTTTTAGCTTCGAAAATTATATACATACCACCGCAGTTAATTGACATTTAATTATGTGCAAGTGTCCAGCCTTGGGTAATAGATGACCAGCTTTTACAAACTAATAGAAAAGAGAGAtcaaagcagaagttgaaaccataaaaattaaaaaaattaaaacaaaattaaaaaaaaaaaacacaagcaGATTATAGCACCCAATCATCAAGCACTTGATCAATGTACAGGTCCAAGTAACTAAAAAGATCTAAATAAAGACAGAGGCACCTgtatttcaaatatatatatatatatatatatatatatatatatatatatatatatatatatatatatatatatcgcaCAAAGTAGTTAAACTTTACAGATCAAGAGGACCTGAATTCATTTCCACAAAGATGGATAGGAAGAAAAGCTTGTAGCTCTTACAAGCTTGTTCCAGCTAAAATATGGAAACCATCAAACAATAAAGACTTTCAAGACCACATGTGCCAACTTGCTGCTTGAGTAACCCACTAAGcttgtatattttcttttcctggAAACAACGTTCATGTCTTCTGTGTCAACAAAGCCAACATAATGCATCTATATAAAGAAAGAACGAGCATTCTCAGATTAACATAACAATAAAACAAGAATATCAAACTGTGAAATACATTTATAGTGCCAATCTAAAAACCTAAGGATGTATCTACAACTAGTTAGCATATATGCCAACTAGTTTTTCTTTCCATGTGTGTGTACGTAGGTGTGCGAAtgttatatatatcatatatacccagaaaagcaaaagcagaagagTGTAAAATTTTATGCATGATGACCATGGAACTTACAACGGAATTCAAATTAACAATTCGACTCGGAGATCCTCTAATAAGGGAAGGCAATAGCAAGACGGATAGCAACGCTGGAGCCAGATGATTCACTTGCAAGTGTTCTTCGTAACCATCTTTAGAAAACTTTTGCGGCTCTGAACACACCAAAGACAGAGTAGTCCAGCAAATGACCGATCAGATTTTGAAGGGATCAACATTTGAAATCAGGTAAAAATGTCAACAAAGCGATCAACCTCCAATTGAAAATATCCCAGCATTGTTGATAAGAACATGGAGAGGTCCTAAACGAGCATTCCATGCTTCGGCAAATCTCACAACAGAATCCAATGAAAGCAGATCAAGTTCCATTACCTATTAAAGTTAaacaataatattgtttgtataTAATTAATGAAATGTAGATATTAGCGTTGGCCCTGTTAATAAGTTACCTCAATATTGAGAGGAAGCCCCATTCCAGACCATTCATTTTGCCACTTCTGGATCAGCTCATTAGCTGCTTTCGTATTCCTCACCGCCATTACAACATACGCGCCTGATTCCGCCAGCTGCCTATTCAGTTTTCATGTTTAAGCAAAACTAATTCAAAATTCACAATTGAAACTGAGAAATGGGCACCAGGTTATCAAAATTCTCAGTAACCAAACGGTGGGACCCCTAAGTCCCAATGCAATCTTGCAAATTAAGTTGATTTATTTATACTAAACAAACAAGCTaacaagaaaattgaaatcGTCAATGTTTGGAGATttgaaggaaggagaaggaggagaccTGGCGATTTCGCGGCCGATGCCGCTGGTGGATCCAGTGACAATGCAAGTGAGATCGTTGATGGGAGGCAAAGGCATGGGGTTGGGCACCAACGAGAAGCTTTCGTcgatgagggtgaggaggacgaCGACGAGGAAGCAGGGCAAGATCGACGAAGAGCGACGAGCAGGACGAGGGACGTTGGGGATCCTCGCAGAGATGAGGACGAGCAGGACGTTGGGGATCCTCGCGGTTTTCTCTCCGTGCTTACGAGTCCGCCCAAAATTGGAGTTCTTCGTTAAGAACTCGTAAGGAGGCGTGTAATCCGAGCGAGTCCCACCTAAGCccattagggtgcgtttgttgcgccggactgtctcggactggactagctaccgggactaagctggactggcttagactggactaagctggactaacttagtgaagcgtttggtgcagtctcggactaagaagcaggataagaaaaacagtactgttcaccagatttgtgtttgcttagactaggactacaaatttttgccattgtgtaatagagtaaagctacaaatctcatgatatgggttaattggagcatatttttaccatgtatattatgaatcttaaaaaaaattgacaattgttttgtttctattacctgctaatagaattgggtttaatttgcaaatgtagcttgatttaaactctatcacccaacagaagaaaaataatagtgcCCAATACAttcaacttcaacaaatacaagtacataagatctccataatttagaaaatcctagttaacattagttaacattagccaaaatagatctccataatttacaaaatggctagttaacataagccaaaatactagtgcaaagctaagttataagtcataacataagattgtatgattaataaaatacatccatgttaacgttaataaaatacatccatgttaacattagccaaaatcctcatccgcttgcgttgtcgcttaaaagcctttggacgaacactttcttgagttccggtttgattgccctgaacactcccacattttttggtttatccaaaataagagacaatgcatcaatttgatccataggagagagacccattgtttcaagttcattagctatgtcagtatgatctgcagtaccttgaactaaagcttcagttaccatttgcatcatcttcccactttcaacataaaaatctttcagtccactgataattgcctcggttccatcacttgaacttcccacagctcttttcctctttcttagCCTTCTGTTTATgctcctcttctctgcaacaaacaaccacaaaaaattgcaattcagcatcaaccccacaccatacaaaacattcacattgtaatatcatggttataaaccaagtacatacacacacactcatggacaaatgtgcaaaatacacatacatactcacactcacactcacactaacacacacacacggacatacacacacactgcacacacactgcacactgcatacatactgcatacatacacacacacacactgcacacacacacacactgcatacatacatacacacacactgcatacacacacacactgcacacacactcacactcacacacactcacacacactcacactcacactcacacactgcacagtcacacacacacacacacggggacagagtgcaacacactcttaccctcacacacacactttgtttttatactcacacacacacacacgcacacacacacacactgcatacacacacactgcacacacactgcacactgcatacatactgcatacatacacacacacacacactgcacacacacacacacactgcatacacacacacactgcatacatactcatactcatacacacactgcacacactgcatacatacatactcatactcatacacacactgcacacacacacactgcatacatacactacacacacacacactgcatacatactcatACACAcattgcacacacacacacacacactgcatacataccgcatacacacacacacacacacactgcatacacactcacacacacactgcatacacacacacactgcacacacactgcacactgcatacatacacacactgcatacatactgcatacatacacacacacacacactgcatacacacacacactgcacacacacagtgcatacacacacactgcatatacatacacactgcaaacacagtacatacatacacacactacatacactacacacacactacatacactacacacacacactgcatacatacacactgcaaacacagtacatacatacacacactacatacactacacacacacactgcatacactacacacacaccctgcaagtacacacacactgcatacaccctgtatacatacacactgcaaacacactacacacacactgcatacatacacactgcaaacactacacatatacacacactacatacactacacacacacactgcaaacacagtacatacatacacacactacatacactacacacacactgcatacatacacactgcaaacatagtacatacatacacacactacatacactacacacacacactacatacactacacacacacactgcatacactacacacacaccctgcaagtacacacacactgcatacaccctgcatacatacacactgcaaacacactacacacacacactgcatacatacacactgcaaacattacacatatacacacactacatacactacacacactacacacacactacatacactacacacacacactgcatacatacacactgcaaacacagtacatacatacacacactacatacactacacacacactacactacatacactacacacacacactgcatacactacacacacaccctgcaagtacacacacactgcatacaccctgcatagatacacactgcaaacacactacacacacacactgcatacatacacactgcaaacactacacatatacacacactacatacactacacacacactacatacactacacacacacactgcatacatacacactgcaaacacagtacatacatacacacactacatacactacacacacacactacactacatacactacacacacacactgcatacactacacacacaccctgcaagtacacacacactgcatacaccctgcatacatacgcactgcaaacacagtacatacatacacacactacatacactacacacacacagagacacacacacacgcagacacacacacacaagcacAAAGTACTCCCATTGTTGAAACCCCAATTTTTAAAAATCGAAAACAACATGTGGGTAGGACTTCCAAGTTTTACAACATTGACATCCTAAATTCCCAAGTTCCATCTCATCTTATGAAAAGCCCAAATCCTAATTTCAATTTCACCTaaatatcaaaaccctaatttattcaAGTGCAGATCTCTATGATTCAAAAAttatcaaacccaaaacaatcaAATCACATAAAACTCAGTAAAATTACCTTCTACAACACAAATACATGCAATTAATAGAAGAATCGAAGTTTACCGTACAACTCAGATGAGGCGAGCAGATGCAGAGACAGAAAGGCGCTCAGAGGAgggtgaggaggaagaaga
The nucleotide sequence above comes from Malus sylvestris chromosome 16, drMalSylv7.2, whole genome shotgun sequence. Encoded proteins:
- the LOC126606917 gene encoding dehydrogenase/reductase SDR family member FEY-like, with translation MGLGGTRSDYTPPYEFLTKNSNFGRTRKHGEKTARIPNVLLVLISARIPNVPRPARRSSSILPCFLVVVLLTLIDESFSLVPNPMPLPPINDLTCIVTGSTSGIGREIARQLAESGAYVVMAVRNTKAANELIQKWQNEWSGMGLPLNIEVMELDLLSLDSVVRFAEAWNARLGPLHVLINNAGIFSIGEPQKFSKDGYEEHLQVNHLAPALLSVLLLPSLIRGSPSRIVNLNSVMHYVGFVDTEDMNVVSRKRKYTSLVGYSSSKLAHIMFSSVLHKRLPAESGISVVCVSPGIVQTNVAKDLPRIVQAAYHLVPYLLQHSLLCWRPS